Proteins encoded in a region of the Bacillus methanolicus genome:
- a CDS encoding DUF350 domain-containing protein — translation MNGFWENEYVQIAAYYSVVILCSIVFLTVFELVTNYKNWEEIKKGNLSVAMATGGKIFGIANIFRHSIIQHDSLFSMIGWGVFGFALLLAGYFIYEFLTPKFRIDEEIQNDNRAVGFISMVISIGLSYVIGAGI, via the coding sequence ATGAACGGATTTTGGGAGAATGAATATGTACAAATAGCTGCATATTACAGCGTTGTTATTTTATGTTCGATTGTATTTTTAACTGTTTTTGAGCTTGTCACAAATTACAAAAACTGGGAGGAAATCAAAAAGGGAAACTTGTCTGTTGCAATGGCAACAGGCGGCAAAATATTTGGGATAGCAAATATATTCCGCCATTCTATTATTCAGCATGACAGTCTTTTTTCGATGATCGGCTGGGGAGTGTTCGGGTTTGCTCTATTGCTGGCAGGGTACTTTATCTATGAGTTTTTAACTCCTAAATTTAGAATAGATGAGGAAATTCAAAATGATAACCGGGCAGTCGGCTTTATTTCAATGGTTATATCAATAGGGCTGTCTTACGTTATCGGTGCGGGAATATAA